In Polynucleobacter sp. es-EL-1, the following are encoded in one genomic region:
- the soxA gene encoding sulfur oxidation c-type cytochrome SoxA, translating into MKTRILYGVIIGIFVALQGCSAPTKNEASASAPAGGAPTDEIEKYRAMLADGNPADLYEAAGEDIWKKPMGPKNVSLQKCDLGMGPGVVKGAYTQLPKYFKDTNQVQDLESRLITCMSKLQGYDANEIIKAGFSKGKRKDLEAVVAYVVAESKGMPINVVAKHPKEKQAYQMGKESFFYQGGPMDFSCASCHASNGKRIRLQDLPNLTVEKGAALGWGYWPAYRVSSGTFWTMQRRLNDCYRQQRFPEPIYISEDTIAVSMYMAVNAKGGTMNAPGLKR; encoded by the coding sequence ATGAAGACACGTATCTTATACGGCGTAATTATTGGGATATTTGTGGCGCTACAAGGCTGTTCAGCGCCTACAAAGAATGAGGCTTCTGCTTCTGCTCCAGCTGGTGGAGCTCCTACCGATGAAATTGAAAAATATCGTGCAATGCTCGCCGATGGTAACCCTGCTGATTTGTATGAGGCAGCTGGTGAAGACATTTGGAAAAAGCCCATGGGGCCTAAGAATGTTTCTTTACAAAAATGTGATTTGGGTATGGGCCCTGGTGTAGTTAAAGGTGCTTATACACAGTTACCAAAGTACTTTAAAGATACAAATCAAGTGCAAGATTTGGAGTCTCGTCTGATTACCTGTATGAGCAAGTTGCAGGGATATGATGCAAACGAGATCATTAAGGCTGGCTTTAGCAAAGGCAAGCGAAAAGATCTTGAGGCTGTAGTAGCTTATGTAGTGGCTGAATCTAAGGGAATGCCGATCAATGTAGTTGCTAAGCACCCTAAGGAAAAGCAGGCTTACCAAATGGGTAAAGAATCATTCTTTTACCAAGGTGGCCCAATGGATTTCTCCTGTGCATCATGCCACGCGTCTAATGGCAAGCGAATTCGTTTACAGGACCTGCCTAATTTAACTGTTGAGAAGGGTGCTGCTTTAGGTTGGGGTTACTGGCCGGCATACCGTGTATCTAGCGGTACCTTCTGGACCATGCAACGTCGCTTAAACGATTGCTACCGTCAACAACGCTTCCCAGAGCCTATCTACATTTCTGAAGATACCATCGCAGTCTCCATGTATATGGCTGTGAATGCTAAGGGCGGAACTATGAATGCACCAGGACTGAAGCGTTAA
- the soxZ gene encoding thiosulfate oxidation carrier complex protein SoxZ: protein MADPMRVRAAESGGTVDVKILMKHDMESGQRKDASGKVIPAWFISTVKVTANGKDVFNGQFGPAVSKDPFLNFKYKGAKGDKIVVTWNDSKGDKRTDEATAS from the coding sequence ATGGCTGATCCAATGCGCGTTAGAGCTGCTGAGAGTGGTGGTACTGTAGATGTAAAAATCTTGATGAAACATGACATGGAGTCTGGTCAGCGTAAAGACGCTTCAGGCAAAGTAATTCCAGCTTGGTTTATCAGCACAGTTAAAGTTACCGCTAATGGTAAAGATGTATTTAATGGTCAATTCGGTCCAGCGGTTTCTAAAGACCCATTTTTGAACTTTAAGTACAAAGGTGCTAAGGGTGACAAGATTGTTGTTACTTGGAACGATAGCAAAGGCGACAAGCGTACTGATGAAGCAACTGCTTCTTAA
- the soxY gene encoding thiosulfate oxidation carrier protein SoxY encodes MNEQRRSLMKYSAVFGLMASAGLISVAQAQEWDKAAFEGKGIDDVFKILGAGSPDKSSAVTLNAPDIAENGAVVPVGITATVKAEQMAILVEKNPSSLAAQFFIPAGTDSFVTTRIKMGQTSNVYGLVKADGKWLMTVKEVKVTLGGCGG; translated from the coding sequence ATGAATGAGCAGCGTCGTAGTCTAATGAAGTACTCAGCAGTATTTGGTTTGATGGCCTCTGCAGGCCTCATCAGCGTGGCACAAGCACAAGAGTGGGATAAAGCCGCTTTTGAAGGCAAGGGCATCGATGATGTATTCAAGATCTTGGGCGCTGGTAGCCCTGACAAGTCATCTGCTGTGACTTTGAACGCTCCTGATATTGCTGAAAATGGTGCTGTTGTGCCTGTAGGCATCACTGCAACTGTTAAGGCTGAGCAAATGGCTATTTTGGTTGAAAAGAATCCAAGCTCATTAGCAGCTCAGTTCTTTATTCCAGCCGGCACAGACTCATTTGTAACTACCCGCATCAAGATGGGTCAGACATCTAATGTTTACGGTTTAGTAAAAGCAGATGGCAAATGGTTGATGACCGTTAAAGAAGTGAAGGTTACTTTAGGTGGTTGCGGCGGTTAA
- a CDS encoding c-type cytochrome — translation MYKLDKLTARIGFAALLVLGAHSAIAQSDSAKYPGIGRHATMAEVAAWDIDVRPDFKGLPKGSGSVQKGQEIWEAKCASCHGTFGESNEIFTPIAGGTTKDDVKTGRVASLSDMKQPQRTTLMKVPTVSTLWDYIYRAMPWNAPRSLTPDDTYALVAFILSLGEIVPDNFVLSNTNIAEVKMPNRNGMTTKHGFWNVTGKPDVNGSSCMKNCVQFVQIGSTLPDFARNAHDNIADQNRMYGPYRGADTTKPPLAKLPGPTGEGLKHAADTQSSAKKGPAALFQSENCAACHAPNAKLVGPSIADISKKYEGQKGAVEQLMAKVKAGGAGVWGSIPMPPQAQLSDEDRKTLVVWMLSGGK, via the coding sequence ATGTACAAGTTGGATAAATTAACTGCTCGCATTGGTTTTGCAGCGCTTTTAGTTTTAGGCGCTCACAGTGCGATTGCGCAATCAGATTCTGCTAAATACCCAGGTATTGGTCGTCATGCAACGATGGCTGAAGTAGCGGCATGGGATATCGATGTTCGTCCGGATTTTAAGGGTCTACCAAAAGGATCTGGTTCGGTTCAAAAAGGTCAGGAAATTTGGGAGGCTAAGTGTGCCAGCTGTCATGGAACGTTTGGTGAGTCCAATGAGATCTTTACACCGATCGCTGGTGGAACAACCAAAGATGATGTGAAAACGGGTCGTGTTGCTTCGTTATCAGATATGAAGCAGCCGCAGCGCACAACCTTAATGAAGGTGCCTACAGTTTCTACTTTGTGGGACTACATCTATCGTGCAATGCCTTGGAATGCGCCGCGTTCATTAACACCTGATGACACTTATGCATTGGTTGCTTTCATTCTCAGTTTGGGTGAAATTGTTCCGGATAATTTTGTATTGAGTAATACCAATATTGCGGAAGTAAAGATGCCAAATCGCAATGGTATGACTACAAAGCATGGTTTTTGGAACGTCACTGGTAAACCTGATGTCAATGGCAGCTCTTGCATGAAAAATTGTGTTCAATTCGTTCAAATCGGCTCAACATTGCCTGACTTTGCTCGTAATGCACATGACAACATTGCCGATCAAAACCGCATGTATGGCCCATATCGCGGTGCTGATACAACCAAGCCACCTTTGGCTAAGTTGCCTGGCCCTACAGGTGAAGGCCTAAAGCATGCTGCTGATACCCAATCCTCAGCCAAGAAGGGGCCTGCAGCGCTCTTCCAAAGCGAGAATTGTGCTGCATGTCATGCGCCTAATGCCAAGCTTGTTGGCCCATCAATTGCTGATATCTCTAAGAAATACGAGGGTCAGAAGGGTGCAGTTGAGCAACTGATGGCGAAGGTAAAAGCGGGTGGTGCAGGTGTTTGGGGTTCTATTCCGATGCCGCCACAAGCCCAATTGTCTGATGAAGATCGCAAGACTTTAGTAGTTTGGATGCTTTCAGGTGGTAAATAA
- the soxC gene encoding sulfite dehydrogenase — translation MTNKQIEISAQDISAIEKPRDRARLVKAPEHFVSQELIADINANGLDEKRRGFLRKGFMSAIGGAAAGLSAPLAMAAVEGDPAILEKQPWQTTLGKNVATMPYGIPSIYESNLIRRESPGLTRVSAASVAFTPLQGLFGTITPNGLHFERHHQGWYNLNPETHRLMVNGMVKNARVFTMSDLMRMPSVSRTHFIECGANTGLEWGNVAVPTVQYTHGMLSCCEFTGVPLKVLLEECGADLKKGKYMLAEGGDGSGMTRTINLESCLNDTIVAWSMNGEMLRPENGFPLRLVVPGVQGVSWVKWLRRLEVGDMPWNAKDEAVHYIELMPDGMHRQYASIQECKSVITTPSGGQQLLDKGFYNVSGMAWSGRGKIKRVDVSFDGGNNWRTARLETPILDKSITRFNIDWVWDGSPAILQSRAMDDTGYIQPTIKKLRDVRGTRSIYHNNAIQSWKLDSNGEVSNVQVG, via the coding sequence ATGACTAATAAACAGATTGAAATCAGCGCACAAGATATCAGCGCGATTGAGAAACCACGTGATCGTGCTCGCTTAGTAAAAGCGCCGGAACACTTTGTTTCTCAAGAGTTGATTGCTGACATTAACGCAAATGGTCTTGATGAGAAGCGCCGTGGATTCTTGCGCAAGGGCTTCATGTCGGCAATTGGTGGTGCCGCAGCCGGCCTGTCCGCTCCATTGGCTATGGCTGCAGTTGAAGGTGACCCAGCGATTTTGGAAAAGCAACCTTGGCAAACTACCCTGGGTAAAAACGTTGCAACGATGCCATACGGTATTCCTTCTATTTACGAATCCAATTTGATTCGCCGCGAATCACCTGGTTTGACACGTGTTTCTGCTGCTTCTGTAGCGTTTACACCATTGCAAGGCCTCTTCGGTACGATTACTCCAAACGGCTTACATTTTGAGCGCCACCATCAAGGTTGGTACAACTTGAACCCAGAGACCCATCGTTTGATGGTGAATGGTATGGTGAAAAATGCTCGCGTGTTCACCATGAGTGATTTGATGAGAATGCCTTCAGTATCTCGCACACACTTTATCGAGTGCGGCGCCAATACTGGTCTTGAGTGGGGTAACGTTGCTGTTCCAACAGTTCAGTACACCCATGGCATGCTCTCATGCTGCGAATTTACTGGCGTTCCATTAAAGGTCCTCCTCGAAGAATGTGGAGCAGATCTGAAAAAGGGCAAGTACATGTTGGCCGAGGGTGGTGATGGCTCAGGCATGACTCGTACTATCAATCTTGAGAGCTGTCTCAATGACACCATTGTTGCTTGGTCGATGAATGGCGAGATGTTGCGTCCTGAGAATGGCTTCCCATTACGTTTAGTTGTACCGGGTGTTCAGGGTGTGAGCTGGGTTAAATGGTTGCGTCGTTTAGAAGTTGGCGATATGCCTTGGAATGCTAAGGACGAAGCTGTGCACTATATCGAGCTCATGCCTGATGGTATGCACCGTCAATATGCTTCTATTCAAGAATGTAAATCTGTAATTACCACTCCATCTGGTGGTCAGCAGTTGCTTGATAAAGGTTTCTATAACGTTAGCGGTATGGCTTGGTCTGGTCGCGGCAAAATCAAGCGTGTTGATGTTTCATTCGATGGTGGCAACAACTGGCGCACTGCTCGCCTTGAAACGCCGATTTTAGATAAGTCTATTACCCGCTTTAATATTGACTGGGTGTGGGATGGCTCTCCTGCCATCTTGCAGTCGAGAGCGATGGACGATACAGGCTATATTCAGCCAACCATCAAAAAGTTGCGTGATGTGCGCGGTACAAGATCGATCTATCACAACAATGCAATTCAATCCTGGAAATTAGATTCAAATGGCGAGGTCAGCAATGTACAAGTTGGATAA
- a CDS encoding metalloregulator ArsR/SmtB family transcription factor encodes MKSKIQVQKAVKNLTPKQMENLFSTMAGYFGVLSEPTRLRIMYAVCTGEKTVSEVIELCGSSQANVSRHLVALFKAGILNRRKQGVAVYYSIADNDTVEMCQMVCSRLAQGLH; translated from the coding sequence GTGAAAAGCAAAATTCAAGTCCAGAAGGCTGTCAAAAACCTTACTCCAAAACAAATGGAGAACCTGTTTAGCACCATGGCAGGATATTTTGGCGTCCTTTCTGAGCCTACCCGTTTGCGCATTATGTACGCTGTTTGTACTGGCGAGAAAACAGTTTCCGAAGTAATCGAGCTGTGCGGTTCCAGTCAAGCTAATGTTTCTCGGCATTTAGTAGCACTTTTTAAAGCAGGTATTTTAAATAGACGTAAGCAAGGAGTAGCTGTTTACTACTCGATTGCTGACAATGACACGGTTGAAATGTGTCAAATGGTTTGCAGTCGGTTGGCTCAAGGTTTGCATTAA